In a single window of the Cydia strobilella chromosome 13, ilCydStro3.1, whole genome shotgun sequence genome:
- the LOC134746375 gene encoding uncharacterized protein LOC134746375, with product MTTLYSVLIFACILPAVFSVRCYQCASSQNLLEDNCGAYTSFDKESHIAVDCYSEETNIQGAFCMKLTQQGPKGFIWDGRWRQVIRRCASIADTGVTTVCNWGVYENGVYWEECYCASDECNGSSFITSSIALTLSTIVLVYLHKLVL from the exons atgacaACTTTATACAGTGTATTAATTTTCGCTTGTATCCTGCCAGCAG TTTTCAGCGTACGATGTTATCAATGTGCATCGTCCCAAAACTTGCTAGAAGATAATTGCGGCGCTTATACGTCATTTGACAAAGAGAGTCACATAGCAGTTGACTGCTACAGCGAAGAAACAAATATACAGGGAGCATTTTGCATGAAACTGACTCAGCAAGGACCTAAAGGGTTTATTT GGGATGGTAGATGGCGTCAAGTGATTCGCCGCTGCGCCTCAATAGCAGATACCGGAGTGACCACAGTGTGCAACTGGGGAGTGTACGAAAATGGCGTCTATTGGGAGGAGTGTTACTGTGCTTCGGATGAATGCAACGGTTCATCATTCATTACCTCTTCCATTGCACTGACCTTGAGTACCATAGTTTTAGTGTACTTGCACAAACTTGTTTTGTGA